The following is a genomic window from Episyrphus balteatus chromosome 1, idEpiBalt1.1, whole genome shotgun sequence.
ATGCaccatttaagaaaaaacagcAGCACTGGCGAATATGCTAGTCCTcaacatatttatttaacaataGAGCCCAAACACTGAATTTCCATTGAATACCTCCTCACATTGTATACAATATCACAGAAAAATCCCATCCAGATCTATTTAAAGGAATGAAacgtttttaaaatgttaacaacTATTAACTGAAGAATCatagcattgaaaaaaaaaaaaaaccttttccaAAATTGCAACAATTTTTGCTATGAATCATTTCCAAAATCACTTTCGGTCTTAACTTAGAAATTCGttatttagagttttttttatctaagaAAAATGCAAAGCTTTAACCACTTCTGCTCATGAAGGCCGAGTCTAtcagaaataattgatttttttactcatataaaatatgtttagatcgaaaaatttcacaatttgaaatcaaaccaaagtggaatttttttattaatttattttatttttgctttttaaaaatgcaagAAAGCAAGTGGTTTACTATAGCAAAGTTTAAAATTCGGGTGGCATAAAAAAACGCAGAAAGTATAAACTTCAGTTGTGTTCTACAAATCGtcggcggaaagcaaaattgttctaaatccacttttttactaaaaatgagataatgatatgttttactaatttgggggtactctttccgaatttgaaaatcgtttttatctaaaacaaattttcagcagataatataattaaaagggacatagaacaattaaAACAGGTAAGTTACCTTCTGAAAATGagacccgagtattcttgattgttctaagtctcatcatattttgttctaagtccacttattatttaaagaaagtgcgtacttgtataggaattgttctatgtccaattttgggtttttagtttttaaaactataaaaaaatagtttgtatttattaatgaaGAAAACTTGTATTAATGGTTTCTTCAAAAggaaagaacaaactttataaaaaacataaattgaattagcgacgagcaaaaaaataccgctttcaattaatttgaatcttaaaaattgtcccctgtaaaatttgctcaTTGATTCATTCAATTagctttttctgttttttttttgtgttcaatcTACTTTTGAGTGTAAAATATTagcaatttttagttttaaaatctgTCTGCTTTCAACCTGATTCTGAACCAAATTTAAACTCACTGACACTCAAATTACTCCCTCCGGAGCGACGATATAAATAACATTAACATACTTTTTATATTCGAATGTACTCAAATTCATACATCTTCCGGCTAACTTATAATCATaatcactttttttctttaactccagaaaattaaataaaaaatttgtatgaaaagcaTATCAATTGCTTAAAATTAATCCAGAGTATTTGCTTTTAAAGCATTAGTTACGACATTGTGTTTGTTGTGCTTTATTGCATATTTGTATTGAAAtggtaacttaaaaaaaaaaatgaaatgttaattttaataaaatttggaaaatatatTAGCTACAAACATTAAATTGCATATTATgtgcaataataataaaaaacataaagcttaaaagaagaaataaaaacaattaaaattatgtacaataaaaataaaaatcaaaagaaaaaaaattaaaaataaaaaattaaattaaaaaaaaaactaaataaatttacCATAGACCGAAGCTGTCTCAAATTCTTGCAATAATTCCACAGGGAAATCATCAGAGACAGTCAAACTGGGATAATCATGTTGCGAAGAACTATCACGTCCAAACGAAGTTTTAGCAAAATGTCCACTTCCTCCTGATGCATTAACACTTCCAATATTCGCTGTACTCTGCGGACCCAAACTAATGTTTCCGCCACTTGCTATCGAAGCTGATCTTTCTGAACAGGCTACAcgttattatattttgtttttgttttgttttgaaaacacaGAACATACAACATAAGAAAGAAAGGAACaacataaaataatgaaaataataaaatacaactaaaaaataaaaataaaattaaaaaaaaaacacaaaaaggaGACACAcaaaaatgaatcttaaaaaagAGAATAGAATGTGAGCGCACAAAAAGCTGAATCACGAGTGAGAAAGCTGAAGAGAAAAAACAGAGCGAAAAAGACGCAAACGCAAGAAATTCAAAacgaaaaacaatttcaaacctGAACTGAAGATGTTTGTTTCGCCTGGCGGCGGCGAAGATGTGGGCTCAtctcttttcatttcattttcctcaaaattaaCAGAGTCCTGAACGGTTAGTAGAAGTCCACCCAACAGCATGTGGGTATTTTGTGCATCGGTTTCTACTTGTAGGGCATTCATTAGAATATTCACCAGGCGCGGCTTAAGCTGGataaaagtcaaaattctgaaacaaataaaagtcttttatttctttgttggaaatatttaaaaagttactCACTTTTCTGGATGTTCATTATTTAAATCACGAATTTGTAAAGTCTGAAAATGCAATGGCAGCGCTAGCATcgaaagtaaaatattaatcgAAGCTCTTCGTAATTCTATTCTGTTGTAGTTCACTGCCagggattttatttttaaatctttatcaGGCAGCACAACTTCCAAAGCCGATATAAATGCTGGTAATAGAACATGAATTCCATCTAAATCTAAACGGAACAAATCTGAAGAGTTCAACAGAATTGATGCCAAAGTTTCATCACACTCTTTGCTTTCAACTATCTTCATGCACTGCTGTAGAGCCATGTAGAAACGTGCCAAATAAACGGGGAGTATCTCTTCACCAGTTTTCTTCGAACAGAATATCTTACAGAGAGCTCCAATTGCTTCGGCACGTCCTGATTCGAATTTATCTATTGTCAATCCTCGGGGAAGATTTGCAGGATCATTATTAGAATTGGGATGTGACAATGAAATGCTCCCCTTACGATTCTCCATTACCATTGATGATGGTCGTTTGCTGGCCTCAGAAGCTTGACGCTTTGCATTCGCCAACCATGATTCACCACCAATATAAGCAGCTTCAAATAACCATTCACCAAATAGATGAAGTACACTATTGCACAATGGACGAGTTGGTGCCAATGGTGGTCGTGGCTCCGAACCCATGGATGGAAGAGCtttaataggaaaaaaaaatttagtatcaTTTTATAaagattcttttttgtttttacaatttaaaCTACTCGAAGATGGAGGTCCAGATGTTGGTGTGAGTGGCGGTTGAGTGCTTTGTGAACGAGAACTGGTCAACCCAATCAATGCTGCTTTACTTAAACCTTTTGGaagaacaaaattatattactaattttttatcaaaaaagaaaaaaagtaatgataagacaaattcattcaaaaacatCTGTAAAATTAAAAGGGCATTAACGCCCCTCAATCTATATCTACTTTTCCAACtgttatctataaaaaaaaaagtaggaacTGACTTTTCAAATTGATACAAAAacattaagaaaatttaaattaactaggctacagaaaaaattaaaatctacttAATGCTTGTAAAAGAAGTGAAGTAAAAGCataattttttgtaacaaaaacaaataaaattgcattaatATAGTCAAACACTTTAATAGGtaagttatttttaattctttttatttttatttgttttaactgCAATTCAAGTATTTAATAAAGTCATAAgttaaaactaaaacttaaaaccAATTGTAATTAACAAAATAACTGAAGTTTTGAGATGAATGAAACTATAAGCAAATACTAGATTCTATCGCTAATTATCACCATCTTAAAGATTACAAAGgttatataaaatttgataaCTAATCTACTAATTCAATTCTACAAAACAGGTGCTAGGCggttatttaaaagaaatttaacacacaatttttaatgatttttatttttcaaacaaatattttaaatgaatacaAACTTTAAAAGAATTGAAATCAAAGCatagcaaataaataaatagctaAAAGTGGCTTGGCAGTTGTTTAACGCTATCAATAATCAGCATCAGGAACAGGGTAtataagaaaattaatgaaCTATGTAACTTCATTTGTAATAAAGGCTGTCTTTATTTATTCTTTCGGACCCTGACAACCCTAAAATTTTATCTAAGCTAAATTTATAAACACATCTAATGCTTTTTTGTATGGCTCAAAACACTACCTATCACCCAAAGCACCAGTTGTGCACGAAAAGGTATTTTTGATTTGATGACACCAATGCTTGATATCATCGACAATCCAATCCAAAGAAGAAGCTGCTTTGAGTCTTCAACTTCGTAGTACCGTACTTAAAGACTTTTACCCGCActgataataattatttatcatCATGAATAATGCATTAATAATTTCTCCCCAGAAGTGGAAAACCACAAAAATTGTGTCAGTCCCGAAAAAATGCTAATGCGGTTTCCAAATACAAGTTCATATCTTTCATTAATAACATcagaaatattttggaaaaaaaaataattctaaggtTTTAAAATCTTGGCTGTGCATTTTTCCTTTTGAGAACTACACTCGAGACTgcccttttttcaaattttattccgCCATCTCAGAATTTATGTCACATAGATGATTTCTTATTCTTAAACTCCGAATATTTGGAAAGCACgtgcacacgggtgcgaatttgacaggacaaaaatgaaaagtggtcacagaaaagtgtctttataagggtgaaaatacatttttttggaattgtgaatacagtattcgaattcctcggaaaattctacatcaatttcatatatgattttccataaaatagtgggaccgaaaaaagttcaagtgccatgaaaaagtatacaccaaattcacaaaaaagaggtgtgcctataGAGGGTTAAATATGAAAGATTCACGTCTTCCAAAAAATTTGGCTTTGAGAACAATTTATTACAAAGTCGAGTTTGCATgcagaattgttaaaaattgtaCAACGGAGGACTGGCCCATCATGTGTAAGCTCTGTAATCCGGACGAAAGAGAAGATGTGCTTGGGAAAATACCCCATATTTAGCGAAACAAAAAGCATTATCtttggaaataaattgcacgactggggtcgcacgtacttgctcttatgcttaaagtaactataatgttaaagctttttattcaagaaatttaaaattcgatattttgaagaaatttcataagtagtataaaaaaattaaatctgtttttataattaataaaactccgttttaaaatatcttaaaaaaaaaaaacaaatatgccattttatttctcgtataaaaaggtatttttagaaaaaaaattttgaaaattgtaggagccgttttttaaaaaaataattttttatatataaaatttttttaacatttttcaaaaaaaaagttggtatgccattttcaagaaataattaatttacacataaaaacttaatttcaaaatttttcattgatccgttttcaaaaaattgatttttcaaaaaaaaatgttgaaatattttttaaaaaaccaaaaatgcgtttttttttaattttctaaaattttaatattatctttacttacacacttttgtataaaaattttcaattaaatcaggttaattttgtacgagatattcagaaacgaaaaaaaccgttctatgacaggtaccgttaataacggtacaaaaaatattttttttatttaaaaagttggcccttatgtgtagtattacacacaaaaattttaatcaaaatcgttagagccgtttttgaaaaaaattaacttttctatttccgttatatggcaggtaccgttagttttggtcataaaaaaaaaatttcaatttcccctctagggaatcaccaaaaactgctaactaccaagtttgaagaaaatcacttcactcgtttaggctgcagctccagatagagacagacggacagacagacagacagacagacagacagacagacagacagacagacagaattgccggacccacttttttggcattctccatcatcgtaatgtcatgtaaaattgttatctcgagttcgattttttttacgaatcctaaacttgccctatagtacctatatcgcaagtaaaaattgtagatATTAATCGTCCATGGTAGGCAAACTTTCAACGAAGGTAATATAATAAAGAGAATGAGGCACATTTGACTTGGATTTATAAGTCAGAAAATTAAGTTGAAGATCACAAAAAAGACCAATATCTCGGATACTTTTAAGGATGGGTTGATTGTAGAGTAAATATTAAGGAGAGTGAGACAGTTGGTAACGTTAAACCTCCAAGAGTGTAACGAATAACTGCCGTTCAGACTCGGTAGAAAATTTTGGGTTCCCTCTATTCTTCCGACTAATAAACACAGAAATGTTTGAGAGTTGTTAGTCATTAGACCATAGCCTTTCATGGATAAATAGTGCCGCAAGTTTATTTTCGAtatcgattttaaaaaaagatggATTCAAGCCAAGTGAAGAAAATTAAACATCGTCTATTTGTTAATTCAATAGAAATTCAACCATCATTGCAGCTTCCTAATTCATTATTTCTAAAAAGCTGACGAGATGATTACCAGTCGATGTTTGTGTTCGGAAATATTTAACTATAAATTCTTTcctattctttttaatttaatgtttttatttattaaatagaaataaaatgaatGATGTATTTAGGAATTAAtagtcaaaaataatatcttaactAATAAATGGTATGAAATGGTCAATGGACATACACGCAAATGAAAAATTAGTTGAAGAAAACACTCTTTATGATAGAAAAAGCTTAATTTGGAAAATAGGAAAGAATGATTTGGCGATGTCATAAATTCAATCATAAATCCGATATCAGCTTGGAATCCTGAGAAAAAACTATCTCAGAATCCTTTGGTAATGGAAATTTTAATggtgttttcaaataaaatgaattgcttgatattttttttcggtaagGATTCGTAACAAAATGTCGTTTAGGATAGAACAAATGATTGGAGTGaatagaaaaacaacaaaaatgaaacaatgaTCACAGGACAAAACAAGAGTAAAAGAAGAAACTAATCATTAAAAGCATTAAGGACGAGCACAAAAGctgagtttttaaataaaaactacaaACAAATACCACACATTAATGATTTGCTTTCGAAAGAAAAATCAAGTCAAAGATATAAGTTTAAAGACCACACCCTTTTGTTGTGATATAGATGGCGCCACACTAAAAGATTTGGCCAAACGCCTTTGCAATGGTGGCGTTGGTGAATGTGGTAAATGTTCTCCTGTTGCAACACTACTACCTAAACCCGAGGTTGTTGATGTTAATGGAGTTCCATACGACGAACTACTGCTAGCACTAGACGAATGATGGTGATGGCCAATTATAGCGTTAAGAGCATGTGTGGCCGTATTGCCACTTAAGCCACTAAGAAACGAAGAGCCACTACCTTCGGTGGCTCCCGATTTACTACTACTACCACCACCTGCACCAGTACTAAAACCAAACAAATGATGAGTATTATGATTTAAACCAGAACCGCTACCGTGAATGGCATCGCTCAATGATGAACGAATGTCCATTAGATTTGTGATATTTTCATCGTGGCTATGCGATGGCTGATAGATACCTGTAGTAAGCGAAAGTTAAGTTAAGTAATTCATAAAAAAGAGTTAATAAGAATACTGATGAATGTGTTTTGGTAGTGGGTTTAATATTGGTGTGTAACTTACCCAAGAATGCATCGACTTGTGATGAGATTCCTTTTATCGCCTTGAGGAATATTTGAGGAAGGAGCAGTAAACATGGATGTTGATAGGGTTCAGCACCTTTGTCGCGTGTCAGAGCCCATTGCATAAAATGTGAAGACTTGCTTATAACATGCGGATAGCATAGAGCTGTTGGATTTCCAATTGTCCGCAGGAAGCGATACCATGTTTGTGCAATGCAGTCATTTGTTATTCCACTTGGGATTAGTTGTGCATCTTCATCAGCTAAAACAGATATCAGTCTTTTagtcaaaatttaacttctttaaagcttttttctaTATTTACAGATTTTGAGTTCGGGAAATGTAGGTCcatacataaaatttattaatcgtGAGGTTAAAGCTAAATTTACTCGATTCCATTGTTCGATTAAAGCTATTCGATGTCTCCAAAGTAAACAGGATTCTTGAAGCGTCTTCCACAATGATGGCGATGGAAAGCACCGGACACATGCCAAGAGCCAAACTTCAAAGAGTACACTGAGCACACGTTCACAAAGCTGATCACCTACATCATCTTTGACTGTTGGCGGAGCCAAAAGGATTTCATTGATTGCCAGCAGGAACAAAAGTAACGATTCCCATGTGTCACGATTCATTGTTTGTGATATTTGTGCAGTTTGTTGGAGGGTTCGCAGAACTCGATGACAAAGAACTGCTTGTCGATTGATTTTATCAGCACCTATGTATAAGGAATTACATTATTATAAGTTCAAGTTTTCGTAACTAGAGGATTGTTAGGGGATTTAAACACATACCCAGTGGTTGATACAAAAAAGGTAAGACTtgcaaaagattaaaaaaataattagtgtttttagaGAAAGAGTTTATAGAAAATTTAGTTTGTCAAGAAATATCTGTTTGGATGAGGGATGAGGATGCTTAGTTTctcttacagaaaaaaaaaaaaaaaacaacataaacacGTGTCTCACTTAAATTCACTCCAAATCTAGTTGTTTAAAGAAGAAGAACCTTTCTAATGGATCAAATTAACCCGAGTCACacatttgttataaataattCTAGAGAGCTTCTAGATAATTGAAGAGTGATTTTAGGATTTTTGGTTCGATAACGAGCATATTTAAAAAGAGAATGCTGATGAAGATAAAAACTATAGGGAAGATGATATAACCGCCCCCGACTCGTACTCTCCTTTCCTAAAACACacaatcatttattttatgtgaGTGTTTGGTGTGttggtttcattaaaaatgcaCGTCGAAAATTACAATATGGGATTTTTGCTTCTCATTTCAGCTTGtagtgtaaaacaaaaaaacacctgAAAATTCGTTTCTCTAGGTGAAACCTCCTATATGCAATCACTTCTGCTGTGGACTAAACGAATTTATAAGGCCGGATGTTTTTCAGTGTTAAGAAATGTAATAGTACAAGTAAAGGCGGACTTAGATTCCGTTCATAGCAGTTAGGAAAGAGACCAAGTCAGTGACTACACCAACTACGTCAGCGACTCCAAAAATCAATAGGTGTTTGAAAAAGTTTATCAGTTTGAATAAATACTTCATGAAGTCCAATTGGTCGGACGTATTGACAGTTGTGtaagtttaaaaagaaaaataggcTCAAGAGATTACCACTACTATGACCAAAAGTTAATGGtccaaacgaaatatgctgaaagACCATCTTTAGGACTTTtcgaatttggtaacttgttcattctaaatccttacggtttttcattatatgcagttcttgtgaaatttctaaaaacatCTACTTTGAACTAGTATTTTGCTTCCCCTgtccattattgatttttatttttttacaattactaaaatattgatgaatagttataaaaaattaatttatcaacccatttttttttatttcgtataacattttggtataaatttattaacaggttcgaatttaaaaaaaaatcaatttacgaCTTTAATTTTAGAAAAGCATCAGTAATTTCGTTTCCTTATTCGACAAACTCATATTTCGCTTTCTTATAACtttgattttggtttttatgttgcaatgtactttgtttacttttattttgttttggaattagTTTACttcgatataaaatttttcgatttacatttgttttgtttattttgtgtgcATGTTAAGTGTTAAAATTCGTGCAAATTTTAACACCCTTAAGCTATTAACAACCACAAAAGGCTAACGAAACAATTGGTGGCGAATAATTTGCGTTAATTTATTCTAAacattcacataaaaaaaaaaactattacaatCTTAAGATAATAGcccttttaaattttaacgatTTGCGTAGCATTAAagcaaaattcttaaaaaaccaAATCAATCTATAAAACTGAAGACGAAATAAACTGatgtcaaaataaacaaaacgcaAAATGAACTTTTTCGAAATAACTTATTGGACTTGTAATAAATAtgcgaaacaaataaaaaaaaaacaataaaaccataAGGCGAAGTTATAGTTGGACAAACTGATCGAAATACGaagtaaacaaaaaaccaaataaaggattgcgaacaaataaaaaataatggtgTGAAAAACGTAACACCAGaaattgaatttaagaaaaaaacgaaacaatAGACACCCGACTTAATAGGTATAGATCTTATATCGGTGGGAAATGTCTCGGTTATACCTAGATAAGATTGCAAAGAACAAATAACAGTAGCTTTTTAATAGATTTGTTATTAATATGATGCAGAGTGATTAACTGTAATTCCACCAAATTTGTTCCCATTCAACCAATGAGGGACTCTTTTAGAACATCACCCCTATTACCCCCcgatcaattgatagttgataaaaaataaatttggatCTCTTATTATCTAATttgcaaacaatttaaaaacaaagaatGATGCCAACcgttattatttgaaatgtaattgaaaaattccgttaaaaaaatgatcagtatttatcaactatcaattgatagttgataatcGTAATAGGGGTTTATGAGATCATGGCAATCCATATAGGATTGATAAAATTCGTTTTGAAAAAGGTTGCTCATAGAGCCCAATCAACAcaaagaaatttagaaaaactaTTTAGAATATTGTGAATAGCCAATAACCCAAACCCTAACCCTCAAAATAGAAAAGAGTACGAAAGaataaatactttttgtttaaaagtcCTGAAAATGTATTAGTATAGCTGATGCTGAATATCATAGAAATATCTATATGAACTTTTCATAGTACTTACTTTCTCCTTGCCGTGGAACAAAAAGATTATGAAGGTGACTGATGACTTTCCGGCAATACATATTTGGATCATCGCAAATCGGTTTTGGGACACTTATTCTTGGATTTGGATGTAATGCAGTCAACCATTCACAGTACACATTAACGCAATCTTTAATAGTTTCATGTTCTTGTAGTGGCAGTGATAAACCAAAACAAATGACATCCATACACCAAGTCACCTATAAAAAGATAGAAACCCAATAAACATCTTTTAGAGGTTTCAttcaatttcaaatcaaaaccTCTTCATCTTTAACCAAATGACTTGGTTCAGCATTTTGTGTTATACCCAAATTGGATGCCAGCTGCTTAACAACCGAAACAGCGACTTCTTTGCCCGCTGAAGCTGGAAATTTATTTAGCACACTCGAAGATTGTGCTTCGGCACTATTCGATGCAATAGTCGAAGATAGCGAAGCCCACTCCGAATACATAATGAAGAAATGAATTTGgtaatgaaatgaaaataatcatatgcaaatttgtaaaaaaaaaaacaggaaatcaATCTACGTGAGCATTTCCCAACcggagtttttctttttttatactgTTCTTATGGGcacatttttgtgttttcattcaaaatagtTTTGTAGTAAGTTtcttgaatatatttttatatttttcatcagTAAATACTAGGAATAAAggtttaatggttttattaatAAGTTATAGAAACATATATATAGgttttttctaagaaataaacaaaaaattagcttttggaaaaattttgcgtacaaatttttcaacttttttccacAACTGACAGttcgatttcatttttttttttatgtgacatttgtggaaaacttttatttttttgtacaggGATGTTAGGTGTGAATAAGGTAGGGTAAGTTTGCAGAATGTTGGtaattcatataatttacaatttgtttttttgtttattttgacaaGAGTGACGTTTatatgactgttctaacttgttctgacgtttctcacgaaactgtgctttcctgtcctgttctgatctagaaaaatcctcgttGAACATACTTCATAAGTAAAAGTAAAAGATTTAAGTTCTGTTTGATTTGTTTATAGCAGATTTTAATTTTCGAagtttcataatagaaatttataaaagttcGAACTCCTgaataagcctggtacgctgatcgcgctaaattttagctgagataaaattcccatacaagttatcgataacttgtatgggatccattttatctcggctaaaaattttcgataatttgtatggaagctaaaatttagcgcgagcagcgtaccaggctatacCAATTATAAAGGTCTTTTATGGTTGAGATCTTTTATCATTCATATAACAGAAAATTCATAGCAGAATAAAAGATTTTGCGGAATAGGcccaatttaattttatttgaacatgaattttgttttgttctagTGTAAgattgttttgtttaatatttttttttgaaagattttttttgcactgAATCTGGGTTGTATATTGTATTACTTTTGAATAGAATGCCATAGAAACTGCTTCAATATACATACCTATTTTCGTTACcgcttcaattttatttaatcatgaCTATTACCAAAGATGCAGTGATTCACTCGCAGGGATAAactactcgatccgcaaccaaatcaaatttcaatccgtgaactccccgggatgaactgtattatcgatccACAAAAACACACTAAACTGTTTACCGACATAATTATGTGATTGTTGACACTTACAAAGTCAAATGTCATTCTAGCACTTCCTCAACGGTGGGTTATGGTAATACGAAATCTTTCCCGCCgcagtgcatctgcgtcttcggtaatacgcgtccaaaacgcgtttcagacacgtttttGATGCCTTTTGGACGCATTTcaaacgtgtctgaaacgcgtccgaaacgcgtcgaaAACGCATCCGCAACGCGTCCATAactcgtctgaaacgcgtccaaaacacgtcctaaatgcgtctaaaacgcgtccgaaacgcgtaaaaaacgcgtctgaaacgcgtataaaacgcgtccaaaacgcgtctaaagcgcgtccgaaacgcgtccaaaacgcgtccaaaatgcgtccaaaacgcgtccgaaacgcgtctgaaacccgtccaaaacgcgtcctaatcgcgtccaaaacgcgtccaaaatgcgtcttaaacgcgtccgaaacgcgtctgaaacgcttctaaaacgcgtctgaaacgagTTTGTTGTTGTAACtgtcattattttatttttctcatgtCTTACCTTATTACTACTTTTGgctatttaaaaattctgtggCCACAATAACAATAaccgttaagaaaaaaaaatatttgagtgGTTTTATTATGCTTTCCAtttttaacggccatattattcactctggatttagtttggatttaagttaattttaaatccaatccattaaatctgaatttcataaatccaaggatttaattttttggtcatattattcactcaaaaaaaaattatatgtttattcaataaattttgtataattagcatttatctttatttttccttcacaaaatacgtgaaaaaacatctgaacactgtgaaaattaattttacatctggatttataaagttaaacagacctccagagagcagtttaaatttgtttggatttaacgagattggatttaaaaaattggatttaagattggatttaagtagtgattattatggaattggatttatttttgacatttgacattgtttacatccagat
Proteins encoded in this region:
- the LOC129920419 gene encoding ral GTPase-activating protein subunit beta isoform X9, producing the protein MYSEWASLSSTIASNSAEAQSSSVLNKFPASAGKEVAVSVVKQLASNLGITQNAEPSHLVKDEEVTWCMDVICFGLSLPLQEHETIKDCVNVYCEWLTALHPNPRISVPKPICDDPNMYCRKVISHLHNLFVPRQGEILPFLYQPLGADKINRQAVLCHRVLRTLQQTAQISQTMNRDTWESLLLFLLAINEILLAPPTVKDDVGDQLCERVLSVLFEVWLLACVRCFPSPSLWKTLQESCLLWRHRIALIEQWNRVNLALTSRLINFMYGPTFPELKISDEDAQLIPSGITNDCIAQTWYRFLRTIGNPTALCYPHVISKSSHFMQWALTRDKGAEPYQHPCLLLLPQIFLKAIKGISSQVDAFLGIYQPSHSHDENITNLMDIRSSLSDAIHGSGSGLNHNTHHLFGFSTGAGGGSSSKSGATEGSGSSFLSGLSGNTATHALNAIIGHHHHSSSASSSSSYGTPLTSTTSGLGSSVATGEHLPHSPTPPLQRRLAKSFSVAPSISQQKGLSKAALIGLTSSRSQSTQPPLTPTSGPPSSSSLNSLPSMGSEPRPPLAPTRPLCNSVLHLFGEWLFEAAYIGGESWLANAKRQASEASKRPSSMVMENRKGSISLSHPNSNNDPANLPRGLTIDKFESGRAEAIGALCKIFCSKKTGEEILPVYLARFYMALQQCMKIVESKECDETLASILLNSSDLFRLDLDGIHVLLPAFISALEVVLPDKDLKIKSLAVNYNRIELRRASINILLSMLALPLHFQTLQIRDLNNEHPEKILTFIQLKPRLVNILMNALQVETDAQNTHMLLGGLLLTVQDSVNFEENEMKRDEPTSSPPPGETNIFSSDNAHALFVRATYLVCHRLISSWKTDLNVSLAALELLSGLARLEIRDSDALECKRAVKWICDYICYQCSRPPPAHSKDLHSTIVAAFQCTSAWLMQHPYLLQDQDCFKTVIEVVELGISGSKSIGKPGEPPKYKDQKELKPVSMRVRDAADILLTIIMEQVGYFPKECGASETISSLLDEVRLVKFCNSVDAKTVTTEQAIQKFKYFVTENNSILALLEEPLGNVEDPQPSLTLLLRSPFGRHVWNLQMRYLPRSKSGKKHTPVNPGRPVPMNDPPKRVEVIQKNYPDGVEKAKPCAADFSIPTLDKVREQYGSDLMNHWDKLIENQAIQEKQCWKAIENSGEVLHRTPECVPPTPVHEYQTARLFLSQFGFISYEPEEKMSEIPGYRQLIALDSDRKNFAQDINFLDRLSTRSHDTVHVFYMKSGQKTAEEIIGNMNAENIKSLSHNFGKMLLTLGWPVDIQDHCGWTGSVSTSWILRNKNEKPREESNDLRFNGKSSVLYWADVSSEIAFVVPTEFNRQKQTTTSTLTTTTDGSCLSHSASDKSVWNEKNVSADAASSKSTVTGAKPRTLSLELDQSKEPIPPTRRKNVTKPLLLPQPPAKILVIWIESYEDHLNFPIDDLLCYTSTGEESQISQTPKASDCHVIFLHALQSGLLRVKLQGPSGRMSFATPLVDGMVLSRRVVGNLVRQTAHNMAKRRRLDHDGFQPPHVRRRLKVQDIIQKYKFNFTQPELIAHLFKKSA